One Malania oleifera isolate guangnan ecotype guangnan chromosome 10, ASM2987363v1, whole genome shotgun sequence genomic region harbors:
- the LOC131166069 gene encoding fasciclin-like arabinogalactan protein 8 translates to MGALPYFVPILLLSLCVSQLFSGGAAHNITAILEGEKDFSDFNNYLSQTKLDDEINSRQTITVLALNNAAMSAITGQQYSLAVIKNVLSLLVLLDYFDGPKLHAINNGTTLITTLYQTTGSASDNVGFVNITDLKGGKVAFGSGAPGSKLISNYVKSIYEKPYNISVIEISSAIVSPEILSAPAPSGSNVNLTALLVKAGCKTFASLITSTGVIKTYESAVDNGLTIFAPTDEAFKAVGTPDISKLTNADTISLLLYHAIGSYYPTGALKSQKDPLTTLASKSAGKFDLTVSTAGDEVKLKTGVDSSRIAQTLLDSTPLCIFTVDHLLLPTELFGKSPSPAPAPGPKAKTSPSPSPDVQKAPSPGPVSPGPVSPSPKAASPPAPPSEESPTGSPADAPGSDSANVKSMGAGEKAPEFIKAVATASATVIVAALLS, encoded by the coding sequence ATGGGTGCATTACCCTACTTCGTCCCTattctcctcctctctctctgcGTTTCGCAACTCTTCTCCGGCGGCGCCGCCCACAACATCACGGCGATCCTGGAGGGCGAGAAGGACTTTAGCGACTTCAACAACTACCTCTCTCAGACGAAGCTTGACGACGAGATCAATAGCCGCCAGACCATCACCGTCCTCGCCCTCAACAATGCCGCCATGTCCGCCATTACTGGCCAGCAGTACTCCCTCGCCGTCATAAAAAATGTGCTCAGCCTCCTCGTCCTCCTTGACTACTTCGACGGCCCCAAACTCCACGCCATCAACAACGGCACCACCCTCATCACCACTCTCTATCAGACCACCGGCAGTGCCTCCGACAACGTGGGCTTCGTCAACATCACCGATCTCAAGGGCGGCAAGGTCGCCTTCGGCTCCGGCGCCCCCGGTTCCAAACTGATCTCCAACTATGTCAAGTCCATCTATGAGAAACCTTACAACATTTCCGTCATCGAGATCAGCTCCGCAATTGTCTCGCCGGAAATCCTCTCGGCGCCGGCGCCGTCCGGCTCCAACGTCAACTTAACGGCCTTGCTCGTGAAGGCCGGGTGTAAGACGTTTGCGTCGTTGATTACGTCGACCGGGGTCATCAAAACGTACGAGTCGGCCGTTGATAATGGGTTGACTATTTTTGCGCCCACGGACGAAGCGTTCAAGGCCGTTGGTACACCTGACATCAGCAAGCTCACCAACGCCGACACTATCTCGCTCCTCCTGTATCACGCCATCGGCAGTTACTATCCCACTGGGGCGTTGAAGTCCCAAAAGGATCCGCTCACCACTCTCGCAAGCAAAAGCGCCGGGAAGTTCGATCTGACGGTGTCGACCGCCGGCGACGAGGTGAAGCTGAAGACCGGAGTCGATTCTTCGAGAATCGCCCAGACCTTGCTCGACTCCACGCCGCTCTGCATTTTCACCGTGGATCACCTTCTGCTCCCAACCGAGTTGTTTGGGAAATCACCTTCTCCGGCGCCGGCGCCAGGGCCCAAGGCTAAGACTTCGCCTTCTCCTTCCCCGGATGTACAGAAGGCACCGAGCCCGGGGCCGGTGTCTCCGGGACCGGTGTCTCCGTCGCCGAAAGCAGCATCACCGCCGGCACCTCCCTCGGAGGAGAGCCCGACAGGTTCTCCGGCAGACGCGCCTGGATCGGATTCAGCGAACGTGAAGAGCATGGGCGCCGGTGAAAAAGCGCCGGAGTTTATCAAGGCCGTGGCCACAGCGTCGGCGACCGTCATTGTTGCAGCTTTGTTGTCCTAA